From a single Rhabdothermincola sediminis genomic region:
- a CDS encoding NADH-quinone oxidoreductase subunit A, producing MSQTYSDFVRQYLTVAIFGGLGLAMAGLMLGVGRILRPVRPQEQKYITYESGVDPVGTGWSQSQIRYYVFALLFVLFDVEAVFIFPWATRLETYGVFGLVEMGVFIVILALGLVYAWRKKVLRWV from the coding sequence ATGTCTCAGACGTACTCGGACTTCGTGCGCCAGTACCTCACCGTGGCCATCTTCGGCGGGCTCGGCCTCGCCATGGCCGGGTTGATGCTGGGTGTCGGTCGCATCCTGCGGCCGGTTCGTCCGCAGGAGCAGAAGTACATCACCTACGAGAGTGGCGTGGACCCGGTGGGCACCGGCTGGAGCCAGAGCCAGATCCGCTACTACGTGTTCGCCCTGCTCTTCGTGCTGTTTGACGTCGAGGCCGTGTTCATCTTTCCCTGGGCGACACGGCTCGAGACCTACGGCGTGTTCGGGCTGGTGGAGATGGGAGTCTTCATCGTGATCCTCGCGCTCGGGCTCGTCTACGCGTGGCGCAAGAAGGTGTTGCGGTGGGTCTAG
- a CDS encoding NADH-quinone oxidoreductase subunit N, whose amino-acid sequence MSALGGLLAQGEGLLAPLTAGAGSAAGPAPGPVPTPSIEWWAILPLLILGVGALVLVTVTSLLKGRLFRGFPALYTVLVAVAAMIAALPVWARVQGWSELGWIEFEHRDGVGAFSTLGGMVGVDGFGIFVTIVIAAAVVLAALFADHYLRREELEGPEFYVLMLLSAFGGVIMAMANDLIVLFLGLETLSIAVYVMTAMHLRRAQSQEAGFKYFVLGAFSSAFFLYGIALLYGATGSTNFIEIKNFLAANVVLRNGLLLLGMAMLLVGLAFKIAAVPFHTWSPDAYDGAPTAAVVYMAAAVKAAAFAGIARVFVLTLSTQINDWRPLIYGLAVLSMVGGSLFAIVQSNVKRMLAYSSINHAGFILVAVSAGTALGMQAVLFYLAAYTFMVAGSFGVATLVGRRGDDRHRLTDYRGLSRTNPLLSLIFTIFLLAQAGVPFTAGFFAKFSAITAAVDARETWLAIVAMLTAVIAAFLYLRIVVAMYMSGGEHGDQHEGAPRAGRVKVPFSAALGLALCFAVTMAAGIAPSPLYDAAGKASLQVVEEPASGQSVPVAGSAGTGVPEAPTGP is encoded by the coding sequence ATGAGCGCGCTGGGCGGGCTGCTCGCGCAGGGAGAAGGGCTGCTCGCTCCTCTGACCGCGGGTGCCGGATCGGCCGCTGGGCCGGCGCCGGGTCCCGTCCCCACGCCCTCGATCGAGTGGTGGGCCATCCTGCCGCTGCTGATCCTCGGTGTGGGTGCGCTCGTCCTGGTCACCGTGACCTCGCTGCTCAAGGGGCGCCTCTTCCGGGGATTCCCAGCGCTCTACACGGTCCTGGTCGCGGTGGCGGCGATGATCGCCGCCCTGCCGGTGTGGGCCCGGGTCCAGGGCTGGTCAGAGCTGGGTTGGATCGAGTTCGAGCACCGCGATGGCGTGGGGGCGTTCAGCACCCTGGGGGGGATGGTCGGGGTCGACGGCTTCGGCATCTTCGTCACCATCGTGATCGCCGCAGCGGTGGTGCTCGCCGCGCTGTTCGCCGACCACTACCTGCGCCGGGAGGAGCTCGAAGGGCCGGAGTTCTACGTGCTGATGCTCCTCTCCGCGTTCGGCGGCGTGATCATGGCCATGGCCAACGACCTGATCGTCCTGTTCCTGGGTCTCGAGACGTTGTCGATCGCGGTGTACGTCATGACCGCCATGCATCTCCGCCGCGCCCAGTCACAGGAGGCCGGCTTCAAGTACTTCGTGTTGGGCGCGTTCTCGTCGGCGTTCTTCCTGTATGGCATCGCGCTGCTGTACGGGGCCACGGGCTCGACGAACTTCATCGAGATCAAGAACTTCCTGGCCGCCAACGTCGTGCTGCGCAACGGGTTGTTGTTGCTCGGCATGGCGATGCTGCTCGTCGGTCTCGCCTTCAAGATCGCGGCGGTTCCGTTCCACACCTGGAGTCCTGACGCGTACGACGGTGCGCCGACCGCCGCGGTGGTCTACATGGCGGCGGCGGTGAAGGCGGCCGCCTTCGCGGGTATCGCCCGGGTGTTCGTGCTCACGCTCTCGACGCAGATCAACGACTGGCGACCGCTCATCTACGGGTTGGCCGTCCTGTCGATGGTCGGCGGTTCGCTGTTCGCGATCGTTCAGAGCAACGTCAAGCGGATGCTCGCCTACTCGTCGATCAACCACGCCGGATTCATCCTGGTGGCGGTATCGGCGGGTACGGCACTCGGCATGCAGGCGGTCCTCTTCTACCTGGCGGCGTACACGTTCATGGTGGCCGGGTCCTTCGGCGTGGCCACCCTGGTGGGGCGTCGGGGTGACGACCGGCACCGGCTCACGGACTACCGGGGCCTGTCCCGCACCAATCCCCTCCTATCGCTGATCTTCACCATCTTCCTGCTGGCACAAGCAGGCGTTCCCTTCACCGCCGGGTTCTTCGCCAAGTTCTCCGCCATCACCGCCGCCGTCGATGCCCGCGAGACGTGGTTGGCCATCGTGGCCATGCTGACCGCGGTCATCGCCGCGTTCCTGTACCTGCGCATCGTGGTGGCGATGTACATGTCCGGCGGCGAGCACGGTGACCAGCACGAGGGAGCGCCGCGGGCGGGGCGGGTGAAGGTCCCCTTCAGCGCTGCGCTCGGCCTGGCCCTCTGCTTCGCCGTCACCATGGCCGCGGGCATCGCGCCTTCCCCGCTCTACGACGCAGCGGGGAAGGCCTCCCTCCAGGTCGTGGAAGAGCCGGCCTCGGGGCAGAGCGTGCCCGTCGCAGGGAGTGCCGGCACCGGCGTGCCTGAGGCTCCCACCGGCCCCTGA
- a CDS encoding complex I subunit 4 family protein produces MAAHAASGFPVLPAMVLLPVFGTILIVCTPRSRPDLHRLTSILTAVAVAAISIWVLVEFRADDPGFQFVSSQTWIEALDIKFILGVDGISLFLVVLTAVLFPIALFAAKPDHDEKGYYLWITLLEAGCMGVFLALDLFLFFLMFELTIVPLYFLIGRWGHGRRVYAATKFFLFTMLGSAFMLVAIVALAVLAKAGETGGVSFDLQRLVGAVQNEGVARDTARWIFLGFVVAFAIKTPVFPFHTWLPDAHTEAPTAGSVDLAGVLLKLGTYGFMRYGLYLFPEASVWFAPVMLTLGTIGIVYGGIVAAMQRNLKRLVAYSSVAHMGFAIVGLFALNTEGLLGSVMVMVNHGIITGALFILLGWIYKRRHTYEISAFRGWQKVAPWFAGAFSLTMLASIGLPGLNGFVGEFLVLLGTFVAHRWWAVVAASGVIFAALYMLWAYQRAFHGEPDEENRSFPEMVLSEKLVILPLIGLMVFIGVYPKPMLERIQPSVERLIAHVEASTGDFREPVTQAGAELDPARIEERMREAEGDHTTGEGTPVGVGETTGAGSGREEGGR; encoded by the coding sequence ATGGCTGCACACGCCGCGAGTGGCTTCCCGGTGTTGCCGGCGATGGTGTTGCTCCCCGTCTTCGGGACCATCCTCATCGTGTGCACGCCGCGGTCGCGGCCCGACCTCCATCGGCTCACGTCGATCCTCACCGCGGTCGCCGTGGCCGCCATCAGCATCTGGGTGCTCGTCGAGTTCCGGGCCGATGATCCGGGGTTCCAGTTCGTGTCCAGCCAGACCTGGATCGAGGCACTCGACATCAAGTTCATCCTCGGGGTCGACGGCATCTCGCTCTTCCTCGTGGTACTGACCGCGGTCCTCTTCCCGATCGCGTTGTTCGCGGCCAAGCCCGACCACGACGAGAAGGGCTACTACCTGTGGATCACCCTGCTCGAGGCAGGGTGCATGGGCGTCTTCCTCGCACTCGACCTGTTCCTTTTCTTCTTGATGTTCGAGCTCACCATCGTCCCCCTCTACTTCCTCATCGGCCGTTGGGGACACGGGCGGCGGGTCTACGCGGCCACGAAGTTCTTCCTGTTCACGATGCTCGGCTCGGCGTTCATGCTCGTGGCCATCGTCGCGCTGGCCGTGCTGGCCAAGGCAGGGGAGACCGGCGGGGTCAGCTTCGATCTGCAGCGGTTGGTCGGCGCCGTCCAGAACGAAGGAGTCGCGCGCGACACGGCCCGGTGGATCTTCCTGGGCTTCGTCGTGGCCTTCGCCATCAAGACCCCGGTGTTCCCGTTCCACACCTGGCTCCCCGATGCCCACACCGAGGCCCCAACGGCGGGCTCGGTCGATCTGGCCGGGGTGTTGCTCAAGCTCGGTACCTACGGCTTCATGCGGTACGGGCTGTACCTGTTCCCCGAAGCATCCGTGTGGTTCGCTCCGGTGATGCTCACGCTGGGGACGATCGGCATCGTGTACGGCGGCATCGTCGCGGCCATGCAGCGCAACCTGAAGCGCCTGGTCGCCTACTCGTCCGTCGCGCACATGGGCTTCGCCATCGTGGGCCTCTTCGCGCTCAACACCGAGGGGCTTCTGGGCAGCGTGATGGTGATGGTCAACCACGGCATCATCACCGGCGCGCTCTTCATCCTGTTGGGTTGGATCTACAAGCGGCGCCACACCTACGAGATCTCGGCTTTCCGGGGTTGGCAGAAGGTCGCACCGTGGTTCGCGGGGGCGTTCAGCTTGACGATGCTGGCCTCCATCGGTCTACCCGGGCTCAACGGGTTCGTGGGCGAGTTTCTCGTCCTGCTCGGGACCTTCGTCGCCCATCGATGGTGGGCCGTGGTCGCCGCGTCCGGCGTGATCTTCGCTGCCCTCTACATGTTGTGGGCCTACCAGCGTGCCTTCCACGGCGAGCCCGACGAGGAGAATCGCTCGTTCCCCGAGATGGTGTTGAGCGAGAAGCTCGTCATCCTCCCCCTCATCGGCCTGATGGTCTTCATCGGCGTCTACCCGAAGCCCATGCTGGAGCGCATCCAGCCGTCGGTGGAGCGACTCATCGCCCACGTGGAGGCCAGCACCGGCGACTTCCGGGAGCCGGTGACCCAGGCCGGCGCGGAGCTCGATCCCGCTCGCATCGAGGAGCGCATGCGTGAGGCGGAGGGGGACCACACGACCGGCGAGGGCACGCCGGTCGGCGTCGGCGAGACGACCGGTGCCGGCTCGGGTCGTGAGGAGGGTGGGCGATGA
- the nuoL gene encoding NADH-quinone oxidoreductase subunit L, giving the protein MVDLVWLIPALPLAGFVLLVLAGRRMGEPFAGWLATAMVAASFAVSVIVFLGLRNEPGHVFTQTLFEWIPAGDFRVDVGIYLDALSMTMVLFVTGVAALIHLYSIGYMHGDPRFPKFFLYLNLFVFSMLVLVLGDNLVLTFLGWEGVGACSYFLISFWFEDEANASAGKKAFITNRVGDWGFMIGIFATFFAFGSVTYARFLPLAPGLAATTATFIVLMLFVGAIGKSAQIPLYIWLPDAMAGPTPVSALIHAATMVTAGVYVLCRVNPLIASAYDWVPSVIAWVGVGTALFAATIATSQYDIKKVLAYSTISQIGYMFLAVGVGAYWAAIFHMVTHAFFKALLFLGAGSFIHGMHGEQDMRWMGALRKLMPVTSVTFIIGWLAIAGVPPFSGFWSKDEILTYALAHNPGLYAVGLVAALLTAYYMSRQVFMVLYGDARWSASSEAEAEAKARVASAGAGEAEVSAADGQPAGTVTEDAASRFPEGFRPHESPWTMTVPLVVLAVLAAIGGVLNLPFPDSLHVLEHWLEPVFVLGQPAELTYSDLSIVGLLVVSTVVALAGIGIAAVVFLKGRIDARRVEPAVLQNAWYVDSSIAAFMGGPGYELADGTATADRLVVDGAVNGIGRATRWTAARARYLQSGFVRAYALMVAVGAVLLGAWVLTKVAAW; this is encoded by the coding sequence ATGGTTGATCTGGTCTGGTTGATCCCTGCCCTGCCGCTGGCTGGGTTCGTGCTGCTCGTGCTGGCCGGCCGCCGCATGGGGGAGCCGTTCGCCGGATGGTTGGCGACCGCGATGGTGGCGGCGTCCTTCGCGGTCTCCGTCATCGTGTTCCTCGGGCTTCGGAACGAGCCTGGGCACGTCTTCACGCAGACGCTCTTCGAATGGATCCCTGCCGGCGACTTCCGCGTGGACGTCGGGATCTACCTCGACGCGCTCTCCATGACCATGGTGTTGTTCGTCACCGGCGTCGCGGCGCTGATCCATCTCTATTCGATCGGGTACATGCACGGCGACCCGAGGTTCCCCAAGTTCTTCCTCTACCTCAACCTCTTCGTCTTCTCGATGCTGGTGCTGGTGCTGGGGGACAACCTCGTGCTCACCTTCCTCGGCTGGGAGGGCGTGGGCGCGTGCTCCTACTTCCTCATCTCCTTCTGGTTCGAGGACGAGGCGAACGCCAGCGCGGGCAAGAAGGCGTTCATCACGAACCGGGTGGGCGACTGGGGCTTCATGATCGGGATCTTCGCCACCTTCTTCGCCTTCGGGAGCGTCACCTACGCGAGGTTCCTGCCCCTTGCACCCGGGTTGGCAGCCACGACCGCCACCTTCATCGTGCTGATGCTCTTCGTGGGTGCGATCGGGAAGTCGGCCCAGATCCCGCTCTACATCTGGCTTCCCGACGCCATGGCCGGTCCGACCCCCGTCTCGGCGTTGATCCACGCAGCCACGATGGTCACCGCGGGCGTGTACGTGCTCTGCCGGGTGAACCCGCTCATCGCCTCTGCCTACGACTGGGTACCATCGGTGATCGCCTGGGTCGGTGTGGGCACCGCGCTGTTCGCGGCGACGATCGCCACGAGCCAGTACGACATCAAGAAGGTCCTCGCCTATTCGACCATCAGCCAGATCGGTTACATGTTCCTGGCCGTCGGTGTGGGCGCCTACTGGGCGGCGATCTTCCACATGGTGACCCATGCGTTCTTCAAGGCGCTGTTGTTCCTCGGTGCCGGATCGTTCATCCACGGCATGCACGGCGAGCAGGACATGCGCTGGATGGGTGCACTGCGCAAGCTCATGCCCGTCACCTCCGTCACGTTCATCATCGGATGGTTGGCGATCGCGGGCGTGCCTCCGTTCTCGGGGTTCTGGTCGAAGGACGAGATCCTCACCTACGCCCTGGCGCACAATCCCGGTCTCTACGCCGTCGGCCTGGTCGCTGCTCTGCTGACCGCCTACTACATGAGCCGGCAGGTGTTCATGGTGCTCTACGGCGATGCCCGGTGGTCGGCGTCGAGCGAGGCCGAGGCCGAGGCCAAGGCCCGAGTCGCCTCGGCCGGTGCTGGTGAGGCGGAGGTCTCGGCGGCCGATGGCCAGCCGGCGGGCACAGTGACGGAGGATGCTGCGAGCCGGTTCCCCGAGGGCTTCCGGCCTCACGAGTCCCCATGGACCATGACGGTCCCACTGGTCGTGCTGGCGGTGCTGGCGGCCATCGGGGGCGTCCTCAACCTGCCTTTCCCTGATTCGCTGCACGTCCTCGAGCACTGGCTCGAACCGGTGTTCGTGCTCGGCCAGCCGGCTGAGCTCACCTACTCGGACCTCTCCATCGTCGGGTTGCTGGTGGTGTCGACCGTCGTCGCGCTGGCGGGTATCGGCATCGCGGCGGTGGTATTTCTGAAGGGCCGGATCGACGCCAGGCGGGTGGAGCCCGCGGTGCTCCAGAACGCCTGGTACGTCGACAGCAGCATCGCTGCCTTCATGGGCGGCCCGGGCTACGAGTTGGCGGACGGTACCGCGACCGCGGACCGGTTGGTCGTCGACGGAGCGGTGAACGGGATCGGCCGCGCCACCCGATGGACCGCAGCGCGTGCCCGCTACCTGCAGAGCGGCTTCGTCCGGGCCTATGCCCTGATGGTGGCGGTGGGTGCGGTGCTGCTGGGTGCCTGGGTCCTCACCAAGGTAGCGGCATGGTGA
- the nuoK gene encoding NADH-quinone oxidoreductase subunit NuoK has protein sequence MGNDLSTAYLSLSAVLFAVGAFGLLVRRNPLVMVMCVELMLNAVNLTFVTFGRMLDDVTGQVIVFFVLVVAAAEVVIGLAIVVAVSRRRPGATADDLRVLRG, from the coding sequence ATGGGCAATGATCTCAGCACGGCGTACCTGAGCCTGTCCGCCGTCCTGTTCGCGGTCGGTGCGTTCGGGCTGCTGGTGCGCCGCAATCCGCTGGTCATGGTCATGTGTGTGGAGCTGATGCTCAACGCGGTGAACCTGACCTTCGTGACCTTCGGGAGGATGCTCGACGACGTCACCGGCCAGGTGATCGTGTTCTTCGTGCTCGTGGTGGCTGCCGCAGAAGTCGTCATCGGACTGGCCATCGTGGTGGCGGTGTCGAGACGGCGGCCGGGGGCCACAGCCGACGACCTGCGGGTCCTCCGGGGATAG
- a CDS encoding NADH-quinone oxidoreductase subunit J family protein, translating to MEATIFFVCAVIALAGAFGVVLSRNPVHAALSLVATLFAIAVLFLNQGAQLLAAVQVIVYTGAIVVLILFVLMLLGIDKEEDLRVEPLVGQRTLAFVVAAAIFGALLAVVILGGANVVTGARSVTQPLADGVQMTDIRQIGQQLFSTYVFPLEVTAGLLTVAVVGAVVLARRVRNPQPLPEPEPLDEDEDRLLYAEEGAD from the coding sequence GTGGAAGCGACGATTTTCTTCGTCTGCGCGGTCATCGCCCTGGCGGGTGCGTTCGGCGTGGTGCTCTCGCGCAACCCGGTCCACGCGGCGCTGAGTCTGGTGGCCACGTTGTTCGCCATCGCGGTGCTGTTCCTGAACCAAGGGGCCCAGCTCCTCGCCGCGGTGCAGGTCATCGTCTACACGGGCGCGATCGTTGTGCTCATCCTCTTCGTGCTGATGCTGCTCGGCATCGACAAGGAGGAGGATCTCCGGGTGGAGCCGCTCGTGGGTCAGCGCACCCTCGCCTTCGTCGTCGCCGCGGCGATCTTCGGTGCGCTGCTGGCAGTGGTCATCCTCGGGGGAGCGAACGTCGTCACCGGTGCTCGTAGCGTCACCCAGCCGCTCGCCGATGGGGTCCAGATGACCGACATCCGCCAGATCGGCCAGCAGCTGTTCTCCACCTACGTCTTCCCGCTCGAGGTCACGGCCGGCCTCCTCACCGTCGCGGTGGTCGGAGCGGTCGTGCTGGCCAGGCGGGTTCGGAATCCGCAGCCCCTCCCCGAGCCCGAGCCGCTCGACGAGGACGAGGATCGGCTGCTGTACGCCGAGGAGGGAGCGGACTGA
- the nuoI gene encoding NADH-quinone oxidoreductase subunit NuoI, whose product MGYLDGFLVTARQIGKTVTTPYPEQKAPKPERLHGRHVLNRYEDGMEKCIGCELCAGVCPARCIYVRGADNPPDDPISPGERYGFIYEINYLRCIHCDLCVEACPTEAITETKLFEFSFLNRNDAIYTKDELVVGDDGRPKQLPWEDWRDGEDLHTSAWMRATAPSGDADFEGRIAWSGELGYGTRPPEPPQQDADRPPPSGEGEGGNATADHGHGGH is encoded by the coding sequence ATGGGCTACCTCGACGGGTTCCTGGTCACGGCCCGCCAGATCGGCAAGACGGTCACCACCCCGTATCCCGAGCAGAAGGCGCCCAAGCCCGAGCGGTTGCACGGGCGGCACGTCCTCAACCGCTACGAGGACGGGATGGAGAAGTGCATCGGCTGCGAGCTGTGCGCCGGCGTGTGCCCTGCCCGTTGTATCTACGTCCGTGGTGCGGACAACCCGCCGGATGATCCGATCTCGCCAGGGGAGCGCTACGGGTTCATCTACGAGATCAACTACCTGCGCTGCATCCACTGCGACCTGTGCGTCGAGGCCTGCCCGACCGAGGCCATCACCGAGACCAAGCTGTTCGAGTTCTCGTTCCTCAACCGGAACGACGCCATCTACACGAAGGACGAGCTGGTCGTCGGTGATGACGGTCGCCCGAAGCAGCTCCCCTGGGAGGACTGGCGCGACGGTGAGGACCTGCACACCTCGGCGTGGATGCGGGCCACCGCGCCGAGCGGCGATGCCGACTTCGAGGGGCGGATCGCCTGGTCGGGTGAGCTCGGGTATGGCACCAGGCCTCCTGAGCCTCCGCAACAGGACGCCGACCGGCCCCCGCCGTCGGGTGAGGGCGAGGGCGGGAATGCCACCGCCGACCACGGGCACGGAGGACACTGA
- the nuoH gene encoding NADH-quinone oxidoreductase subunit NuoH encodes MILGFDPLFVDGVDAAVVGIVVLKVLVVFGLLLVATMLMVWFERKLIGDMQNRIGPALAGPFGILQTLADGIKLFFKEDLLPEKAERRVFILAPFLSFVPAFLLFSIVPFGGDFNGGNDGIVTIFGHDTFLQLADPPIGILFALAMSSVAVYGVMLAGWSSGSKYPLLGSVRASAQMVSYEAALGLSVAAVVLKSGTLTTHGIVAAQAADGPGGFLPNWNILLVGLVPFVLFLIAGTAELNRPPFDLVEAEQELVGGFNTEYSSIRFALFFLAEFMNTVTMSAIIVTLFLGGPAGPAPLGPGWLWGCIWFFGKLMIFLFTFVWFRATLPRFRYDQLMELGWKVLIPLALGWFLLLAALDVGREQGWNPVAVAGVSVLVLLAGAGLLRLAVGTARWSRLEEAGTMGGLD; translated from the coding sequence ATGATCCTCGGATTCGACCCGCTGTTCGTCGACGGGGTCGACGCCGCCGTCGTCGGCATCGTGGTCCTGAAGGTCCTCGTCGTCTTCGGGCTCTTGCTCGTGGCCACGATGCTGATGGTCTGGTTCGAGCGCAAGCTGATCGGCGACATGCAGAACCGGATCGGCCCGGCCCTCGCCGGCCCCTTCGGCATCCTCCAGACGCTCGCCGATGGCATCAAGCTGTTCTTCAAGGAGGACCTGCTGCCCGAGAAGGCCGAGCGGCGGGTGTTCATCCTGGCTCCGTTCCTCTCTTTCGTCCCGGCCTTCCTGTTGTTCTCGATCGTGCCGTTCGGAGGCGACTTCAACGGTGGGAACGACGGGATCGTCACCATCTTCGGGCATGACACGTTCTTGCAGCTCGCCGACCCGCCGATCGGCATCCTGTTCGCGTTGGCCATGTCGTCGGTCGCGGTCTACGGAGTGATGCTCGCCGGTTGGTCCTCTGGCTCGAAGTACCCGCTGCTCGGCTCGGTTCGAGCCTCCGCCCAGATGGTGTCCTACGAGGCCGCGCTGGGGCTCTCCGTCGCGGCAGTGGTGCTCAAGAGCGGCACCCTGACCACCCACGGGATCGTGGCCGCCCAGGCCGCCGACGGGCCTGGGGGCTTCCTCCCGAACTGGAACATCCTCCTCGTCGGTCTGGTGCCGTTCGTCCTCTTCCTCATCGCGGGCACCGCTGAGCTCAACCGCCCGCCGTTCGATCTGGTGGAGGCCGAGCAGGAGCTGGTCGGCGGGTTCAACACCGAGTACAGCTCGATCCGCTTCGCGCTGTTCTTCCTGGCGGAGTTCATGAACACGGTGACCATGTCAGCGATCATCGTCACCCTGTTCCTGGGCGGCCCGGCAGGGCCGGCGCCGTTGGGGCCCGGGTGGTTGTGGGGCTGCATCTGGTTCTTCGGCAAGCTGATGATCTTCCTCTTCACCTTCGTGTGGTTCCGGGCCACGCTCCCCCGGTTCCGCTACGACCAGCTCATGGAGCTCGGGTGGAAGGTGTTGATCCCGCTCGCGCTCGGGTGGTTCCTGCTCCTCGCGGCGCTCGACGTCGGCCGTGAGCAAGGCTGGAACCCGGTCGCCGTCGCCGGGGTGTCGGTGCTGGTGCTGCTAGCCGGGGCAGGGTTGCTCCGCCTTGCGGTGGGCACGGCTCGCTGGAGTCGGCTCGAGGAGGCGGGAACCATGGGAGGTCTCGACTGA